One Bradyrhizobium zhanjiangense DNA segment encodes these proteins:
- a CDS encoding N,N-dimethylformamidase beta subunit family domain-containing protein, translated as MIYRTNEYLGYPDRISVPAGESVRFQLSSKRPSVKVEVLRLRCGDVDTNGPGFKYEVMTSPIDGEHACLDQPIRPGSNAVIDHDGALVPTGGHWCFGAYVYPTRIADNAKAVMGNWCERSARGFALELDEEGHLVLVLGQASGRPARFALDVKLRPRVWAFVSCALDLAQGSASLSLIVPADGVRPAAACSKSFALPQAPALDSGLPFLIAAHHLNGDCQYTSHFDGKIEAPRVFSRPLDAEALRVFDGRQRTGASDAGLVAFWDFSNGISSTSIKDLSPNGLHGVLRQLPRRGVTGFHWSGSVHDWRLSPQEYAAIHFHSDDIYDCEWQTTCTLDVPAHWRSGVYALRLTPGRNNPDRDCESYVTFFVTPGKASLRVDLVVVASVATYLAYANSALRLYQVHFETLMEHVLWLPQDDVFMQENPEIGQSTYDCHVDGSGRAYSSWLRPVLNMRPRGYWFNLVNDTHILDWLEEKGIAYDLITDVELDREGARALAPYRVMMTPTHPEYYSFNMMNAIMAHQNAGGRHISMGGNAFYWRCGFHPAAPAALEVRRGMAGTRTWESEPGEVHLAGTGEPGSLWRHSGFAPQKLVGVGFSAMINDTCGYYLRTAESEDARVAFIFEGTGRHERFGDFGFRYNGAVGSEIDRYDLELGTPRHALRIATSEGLGAGALPTPEEFRTVVDGLDGTQNALVRADMVFFETANGGAVFATGSITYGMSLGHNNYDNNISTITLNVVNRFLDPRPFVMPAKV; from the coding sequence GTGATCTATAGGACCAACGAGTATCTCGGCTATCCGGATCGCATCAGCGTCCCGGCAGGCGAGTCCGTCAGATTCCAGCTCAGCAGCAAGCGGCCAAGCGTGAAGGTCGAGGTGCTCAGGCTGCGCTGCGGCGATGTCGATACCAACGGCCCGGGCTTCAAATATGAGGTGATGACGAGCCCCATTGACGGTGAGCATGCCTGCCTCGACCAACCGATACGCCCGGGATCCAACGCCGTCATTGACCACGACGGTGCACTGGTCCCGACCGGCGGGCATTGGTGTTTCGGAGCCTACGTGTATCCGACGCGGATCGCTGATAATGCCAAGGCCGTGATGGGAAATTGGTGCGAGCGCTCTGCGCGCGGCTTTGCGCTAGAGCTCGACGAGGAGGGGCATCTGGTCCTGGTGCTGGGCCAGGCGAGCGGTAGGCCAGCCCGCTTTGCCCTCGACGTCAAGCTGCGCCCGCGCGTCTGGGCGTTCGTATCGTGCGCGCTTGACCTTGCGCAGGGATCGGCGTCGCTGTCACTGATCGTTCCGGCTGACGGCGTTCGGCCGGCCGCTGCCTGTTCGAAATCGTTCGCTCTGCCACAAGCGCCCGCGCTCGATTCCGGCCTGCCGTTCCTGATCGCGGCCCATCATCTGAATGGCGATTGCCAATATACCTCGCACTTTGACGGCAAGATCGAAGCGCCGCGTGTCTTTTCCCGTCCGTTGGACGCGGAGGCGTTGCGTGTCTTCGACGGCCGGCAGCGGACGGGCGCAAGCGATGCCGGGCTTGTCGCCTTCTGGGATTTCTCGAATGGAATCTCATCAACGTCGATCAAGGATCTTTCGCCGAACGGCCTGCATGGCGTCCTCCGCCAGCTGCCCCGCAGGGGCGTCACCGGCTTTCACTGGTCTGGATCCGTCCACGACTGGCGGCTGTCGCCGCAGGAATATGCGGCGATTCATTTCCACAGCGACGATATCTACGATTGCGAATGGCAGACCACCTGCACGCTCGATGTGCCGGCTCATTGGCGGTCAGGCGTCTACGCGCTCCGGCTGACCCCGGGTCGCAACAATCCTGACCGCGACTGCGAAAGCTACGTCACCTTCTTCGTGACGCCTGGCAAGGCGTCACTGCGCGTGGATCTCGTCGTGGTCGCTTCGGTCGCGACATACCTGGCTTATGCCAACAGCGCGTTGCGCCTCTATCAGGTTCACTTCGAGACGCTGATGGAGCACGTTCTGTGGTTGCCGCAGGATGACGTCTTCATGCAGGAGAACCCGGAGATCGGCCAGTCGACCTATGATTGCCATGTCGACGGCTCGGGGCGAGCGTATAGCTCCTGGCTGCGTCCGGTCCTGAACATGCGTCCGCGCGGCTATTGGTTCAATTTGGTCAACGACACCCACATCCTCGACTGGCTCGAGGAGAAGGGGATCGCCTACGATCTGATCACGGATGTCGAGCTCGATCGGGAAGGCGCGCGTGCGCTTGCCCCTTACCGGGTCATGATGACGCCGACCCATCCCGAGTATTATAGCTTCAACATGATGAACGCGATCATGGCGCATCAGAACGCCGGGGGGCGGCACATCTCGATGGGAGGCAATGCATTCTACTGGCGCTGCGGCTTTCATCCGGCCGCGCCCGCCGCGCTGGAGGTCCGCCGCGGCATGGCCGGAACGCGCACCTGGGAATCGGAGCCGGGCGAAGTGCATCTTGCCGGCACCGGCGAGCCGGGTTCGCTGTGGCGGCATTCGGGCTTTGCGCCGCAAAAGCTTGTCGGGGTCGGGTTCTCGGCCATGATCAACGATACCTGCGGCTACTATTTGCGCACCGCCGAAAGCGAGGATGCGCGCGTCGCGTTCATCTTCGAGGGCACAGGCCGTCACGAGAGGTTCGGTGATTTTGGATTTCGCTACAACGGTGCCGTCGGCAGTGAGATCGACCGGTACGATCTCGAGCTCGGAACTCCGCGGCATGCGTTGCGGATCGCGACGTCCGAAGGATTGGGCGCGGGCGCGCTGCCCACGCCGGAGGAGTTTCGCACCGTGGTCGACGGACTCGACGGCACGCAGAACGCGCTGGTGCGCGCCGACATGGTGTTCTTCGAGACCGCCAATGGTGGCGCCGTCTTTGCGACGGGATCGATCACCTACGGCATGTCGTTAGGCCACAACAACTACGACAACAACATCAGCACTATCACGTTGAACGTCGTGAACCGGTTTCTCGATCCACGGCCTTTCGTCATGCCCGCCAAAGTCTAG
- a CDS encoding extracellular solute-binding protein: protein MLKTGWMWNSAAVVLASLLCGALPAAAEKLEDQLVIATTGGLMGNTLAKYFYDPFNKAKNVEIVPVAIEVPDQWARAKAMQRTGKVEFDIVTATGPDLVGRTDMLEKIDCAKLPSVQKFGVSDACQPYGVARTTGGMLITYNTETFKDKAPKTWADFWDVKQFPGPRGLPDTGDSDWWVPVAALLADGVKPEQLFPLDINRAYKKLDEIRPNVAVWWKTGDQVQQIMRSREVVIAMSYSGRALAVVKEGVPAAMSWDQAIRDTGYMAVLKGAPDLNAAMAYLDFFYASSDAHVPFMRAVNYATASKSAIELLKPEERNLYATSPENYEKLVKPDFAWIGEHRNELRERWMAWLTR, encoded by the coding sequence ATGCTGAAAACAGGTTGGATGTGGAACTCGGCTGCTGTCGTGCTTGCTTCGCTTCTTTGTGGAGCGTTACCGGCTGCCGCTGAAAAACTGGAAGACCAATTGGTGATTGCAACGACCGGTGGCCTGATGGGCAACACCCTCGCGAAATATTTCTACGATCCCTTCAACAAGGCCAAGAATGTCGAAATCGTCCCGGTCGCAATCGAGGTCCCCGACCAGTGGGCGCGCGCCAAGGCGATGCAACGAACCGGCAAGGTCGAGTTCGACATCGTCACGGCAACGGGTCCCGATCTGGTCGGACGCACCGACATGCTCGAGAAGATCGACTGTGCGAAACTGCCGAGCGTCCAGAAGTTCGGTGTCTCCGATGCCTGTCAGCCCTATGGTGTTGCACGCACGACCGGCGGGATGCTGATCACCTACAATACCGAGACGTTCAAGGACAAGGCGCCCAAGACATGGGCGGACTTCTGGGACGTCAAGCAGTTTCCGGGGCCGCGAGGGCTGCCCGATACCGGCGACAGCGATTGGTGGGTGCCGGTCGCCGCGCTTCTCGCCGATGGCGTCAAGCCGGAGCAGCTTTTCCCGCTGGACATCAATCGCGCCTACAAGAAGCTGGACGAGATCCGTCCCAATGTCGCGGTGTGGTGGAAGACCGGCGACCAGGTGCAGCAGATCATGCGCAGCCGCGAGGTCGTCATAGCCATGAGCTACTCAGGCCGCGCGCTCGCCGTCGTGAAGGAGGGCGTACCGGCTGCCATGTCCTGGGACCAGGCCATTCGCGACACCGGTTACATGGCTGTTCTCAAGGGTGCTCCTGACCTCAATGCCGCCATGGCCTATCTCGACTTCTTCTATGCAAGCTCCGATGCGCATGTGCCGTTCATGCGCGCTGTCAACTATGCGACGGCCAGCAAGTCGGCGATCGAGCTGTTGAAGCCGGAGGAGCGCAATCTCTACGCGACCTCGCCGGAGAACTATGAAAAGCTGGTCAAGCCCGATTTCGCCTGGATCGGCGAACATCGTAACGAGCTGCGTGAGCGGTGGATGGCCTGGCTGACCCGCTGA
- a CDS encoding ABC transporter permease, with the protein MIEAGRSHFWHSDGRRLSGLSTLLLLLPFFAIIAFVFVYPILQLLVISILEPHPTLDNYARVVENPVHMRVLMRTLWTATLVTALSVILGFPVAYYMSRAKGTVAALVAVCVILPLWSSVLVRTAAWSFLFQRNGLINSALMGLGLTSQPFKLLYAQSAVVIAMTHVLLPFMILPIYGALRSIPNDYERAAAVLGATRLRTFLEVILPLSLPGVVSGSLLVFLTALGFFITPALLGSPQEMMISTLVSKQIREVLDWPFAAALVGVLTVFVTLLAIIFSKTLRFDRLMGNAS; encoded by the coding sequence ATGATCGAGGCGGGGCGATCGCATTTCTGGCATTCCGACGGCCGCCGGCTGAGCGGCCTGTCGACGCTGCTGCTGCTCCTGCCATTCTTTGCCATCATCGCCTTCGTCTTCGTCTATCCGATCCTGCAGCTCCTGGTGATCAGCATCCTCGAGCCGCATCCGACCTTGGACAACTACGCGCGCGTCGTCGAAAATCCGGTTCACATGCGCGTCCTGATGCGCACGCTGTGGACGGCTACGCTGGTGACGGCCTTGTCGGTGATCCTCGGCTTCCCGGTAGCCTATTATATGAGCCGGGCGAAGGGGACAGTCGCCGCCCTTGTCGCGGTCTGTGTCATCCTGCCGCTCTGGTCGAGCGTCCTGGTCCGCACCGCCGCCTGGTCCTTTCTGTTCCAGCGCAACGGGCTGATCAATTCGGCGTTGATGGGGCTCGGTCTGACCTCTCAGCCGTTCAAGCTGCTTTACGCCCAGAGCGCTGTGGTCATCGCCATGACCCACGTGCTTTTGCCGTTCATGATCCTGCCGATCTACGGCGCATTGCGCAGCATTCCGAACGATTATGAGCGTGCGGCCGCTGTGCTCGGCGCAACGCGCCTGCGGACCTTTCTGGAGGTGATCCTTCCCTTGAGCCTGCCGGGCGTCGTCTCCGGTTCGCTGCTCGTGTTCCTCACAGCGCTCGGCTTCTTTATTACGCCCGCGCTGCTTGGCTCGCCGCAGGAGATGATGATCTCGACGCTCGTCTCGAAGCAGATACGTGAGGTCCTCGATTGGCCCTTCGCTGCGGCGCTGGTCGGGGTGCTGACCGTATTCGTGACGTTGCTGGCGATCATCTTCAGCAAGACGCTCCGTTTCGACCGGCTGATGGGGAACGCCTCATGA
- a CDS encoding ABC transporter permease yields the protein MKPPTDRGSLALGAYVYAVLAFIIVPLVIVIPMSFSQNDYLAFPPSGFTLKWYAEYFDSRQWRAATWLSVQVALLTALFASVIGTAATYAMIRGRSRLVTAFQILLIGPIIVPHIALAVGLYLFFQTIGLSGTIPGFVLAHTVLTLPFVVFTMAAALGRVDANLEAAAMSCGATRFQAFRLVTLPLVLPSLASSALFAFIISFDEPVVSFFLSGVRQKTLPRRMFEDIEQNLTPVIPAIATLLIVLSILILLGAHVLRSRSVTQ from the coding sequence ATGAAACCGCCGACCGACCGCGGATCGCTCGCGCTGGGGGCCTATGTCTATGCCGTGCTGGCCTTCATCATCGTTCCGTTGGTCATCGTCATTCCAATGTCGTTCAGCCAGAACGACTATCTGGCATTTCCGCCGTCCGGCTTCACCCTGAAATGGTACGCGGAATATTTTGACAGCAGGCAATGGCGTGCAGCCACCTGGCTCAGCGTGCAGGTGGCCTTGCTGACCGCTCTCTTCGCGTCGGTCATCGGCACGGCCGCGACCTATGCAATGATCCGCGGCCGCAGCCGGTTGGTCACCGCTTTCCAGATTCTCCTGATCGGGCCGATCATTGTGCCGCATATCGCGCTCGCTGTCGGCCTCTATCTGTTTTTTCAGACGATCGGTCTCTCCGGGACCATTCCCGGCTTCGTGCTGGCGCATACGGTGCTCACCTTGCCGTTCGTCGTTTTCACGATGGCCGCCGCCCTGGGAAGGGTTGATGCCAATCTGGAGGCGGCGGCCATGAGCTGCGGCGCGACGCGCTTCCAGGCCTTTCGCCTGGTCACGCTGCCGCTCGTCCTGCCGAGTCTTGCCAGCAGTGCGCTGTTCGCCTTCATCATCTCCTTCGACGAGCCGGTGGTGTCGTTCTTTCTGTCCGGTGTGCGCCAGAAGACGCTGCCGCGCCGAATGTTCGAGGACATCGAGCAGAACCTGACGCCGGTGATTCCGGCGATCGCGACACTGCTGATCGTCTTGTCCATTTTGATTCTGCTGGGGGCCCATGTCCTCCGATCCCGCAGCGTCACCCAGTAG